One Pseudomonas abieticivorans genomic region harbors:
- a CDS encoding M24 family metallopeptidase, which translates to MERMRSLLPRSQTHAAQSLLDQYATGNQALAARIAQCGEDQILAEARRLAPLASDLLLSVKPLIGEGITGLAIQDHLLAQYQALGWRPMLVGYKGYPAAVPVSVNRRVINCIPDEKPVPAAALVTVELVAATAQGYVAQAWTFATADANVPQQHLLASARHALQQGIEQVRDGVPVGAIGEAIGQVLEACEVSPVVEFCGYTMGKHRVQAPQILGYRAAGQDTPLQAGQVLNVYVVAKAGERGVRVLSDAWTVLSKDGQDSVVLSAMVEVTADGYQLLTPLLR; encoded by the coding sequence ATGGAAAGAATGCGCTCGCTGTTGCCACGCTCGCAAACCCACGCGGCGCAGTCGCTGCTGGATCAATACGCCACGGGCAACCAGGCACTGGCCGCCCGCATCGCCCAATGCGGCGAGGATCAGATACTGGCCGAGGCGCGGCGGTTGGCGCCCTTGGCCAGCGACCTGCTGCTGTCGGTCAAGCCGCTGATCGGCGAAGGCATCACGGGCCTGGCGATTCAGGATCACCTGTTGGCGCAATACCAGGCCCTGGGCTGGCGGCCGATGTTGGTGGGCTACAAGGGCTACCCGGCCGCCGTGCCGGTGTCGGTCAACCGGCGGGTGATCAATTGCATACCCGACGAGAAGCCGGTGCCGGCGGCAGCGCTGGTGACCGTCGAGTTGGTGGCGGCCACGGCGCAAGGCTACGTGGCCCAGGCCTGGACCTTCGCCACGGCCGATGCCAACGTGCCACAGCAGCACCTGTTGGCGTCGGCGCGGCACGCATTGCAGCAGGGCATCGAACAGGTGCGCGATGGCGTGCCCGTGGGCGCGATCGGCGAGGCGATCGGCCAGGTGCTGGAGGCATGCGAGGTGAGCCCGGTGGTCGAGTTTTGCGGTTACACCATGGGCAAGCACCGGGTGCAGGCGCCGCAAATCCTGGGTTACCGGGCTGCGGGCCAGGACACGCCCCTGCAGGCAGGCCAAGTGCTTAACGTGTACGTGGTCGCCAAGGCAGGCGAGCGTGGGGTGCGGGTGTTGTCTGACGCCTGGACGGTGCTGTCCAAGGATGGCCAGGACAGCGTGGTGCTTTCGGCGATGGTCGAAGTCACCGCCGACGGCTACCAGTTGCTTACCCCTTTGCTGAGGTGA
- the surE gene encoding 5'/3'-nucleotidase SurE, translating into MVNPEVIVTTPRRLERILITNDDGIDAPGLAVLEQVARELADEVWVVAPALDQSGISHALSLHHPLRVVRKTERRFSVSGTPADCVAMALRQLMPSPPDLLLSGINRGANLGVETVFSGTVGAAMAGLLMGIPSLALSQAYSRRDAVRWDTARALAPDVIRQLWAMGWGSSACLNINFPDVAAEVATPMQITTQGMGRMSGLNMSQRTDEREQDYYWLTIDRHSQPDIDGSESAVVWSGGISVTPLRFERNEPDTAQRLREQLTSAKG; encoded by the coding sequence ATGGTAAACCCCGAGGTGATCGTGACGACCCCGCGCCGACTTGAACGCATACTCATTACCAACGACGACGGCATCGATGCCCCCGGCCTCGCCGTGCTGGAACAGGTGGCCAGGGAGCTGGCCGATGAGGTCTGGGTGGTGGCCCCAGCCTTGGATCAGAGCGGTATTTCCCATGCCCTCAGCCTGCACCACCCACTGCGCGTGGTGCGCAAAACCGAGCGGCGCTTTTCGGTGTCCGGCACCCCGGCCGATTGCGTGGCCATGGCCCTGCGCCAACTGATGCCCAGCCCGCCGGACCTGCTGCTGTCGGGCATCAATCGCGGCGCCAACCTGGGGGTGGAAACGGTGTTTTCCGGTACCGTGGGCGCCGCCATGGCGGGCCTTCTGATGGGCATCCCGTCCCTGGCCCTGAGCCAGGCCTACAGCCGCCGCGACGCGGTGCGCTGGGACACCGCCCGCGCCTTGGCCCCCGATGTCATCCGGCAACTCTGGGCGATGGGTTGGGGCAGCAGCGCGTGCCTGAACATCAACTTCCCGGACGTGGCCGCCGAGGTGGCCACGCCGATGCAGATCACCACCCAGGGCATGGGCCGCATGAGCGGCCTGAACATGAGCCAGCGCACCGATGAGCGCGAGCAGGACTATTACTGGCTGACCATCGACCGCCACAGCCAGCCCGACATCGACGGCAGCGAAAGCGCGGTGGTGTGGAGCGGCGGCATCTCGGTGACGCCACTGCGCTTTGAGCGCAACGAACCGGACACCGCGCAGCGCCTGCGCGAGCAACTCACCTCAGCAAAGGGGTAA
- a CDS encoding OprD family porin — MERVNRAPTLLAGLCGLVIAQQSHAEGFIEDSTASLLARNFFSNADNRSGSANPNYTQEWGQGFILNFKSGYTPGTVGFGVDAIGMLGIKLDSGKGRHYNPTGSAYNGNIFPTDDGRAADEFGSLGATAKMRFAKTEVRAGALVPMLPVVMSTDRMLQQTFNGEQIQSKDLDNFTFIAGQLDSVKGRGSTNQMGMSIPGSNSRLTGEFVNKFQYAGVDWKATPDLLLQYYYGNLKDFYSQNFLGLKYDWKVGPGTLRSDLRYFNNRSEGKNGDDPAYYTVGYYGNGVTKGKVDSQLSSALFSYLVGPHTFAAGIQQVSGDSDAVWLNQGDGSTAYFMTESMIGKFQRAGERTWQVRYGYDFAAMGVPGLSFLGMYESGSGIRSATGDKTEWERNLTLSYTVQAGPAKNLTVALRHASMRTEFAGARDQDEHRVIVSYPMNLF; from the coding sequence ATGGAGCGAGTGAACCGCGCGCCGACCCTACTTGCCGGCCTGTGTGGCCTGGTCATTGCGCAACAAAGCCACGCCGAGGGCTTTATCGAGGACAGCACGGCGAGCCTGTTGGCCCGTAACTTTTTCAGCAACGCCGACAACCGCAGCGGTTCGGCCAACCCCAATTACACCCAGGAGTGGGGCCAGGGCTTTATCCTCAACTTCAAGTCTGGCTACACCCCCGGCACCGTGGGCTTTGGCGTAGACGCTATCGGCATGCTCGGGATCAAGCTGGACTCGGGCAAAGGCCGCCACTACAACCCGACCGGCAGTGCCTACAACGGCAACATCTTCCCCACCGACGACGGCCGTGCGGCGGATGAATTCGGCAGCCTGGGCGCCACCGCGAAAATGCGCTTTGCCAAGACCGAAGTGCGCGCCGGCGCCCTGGTGCCCATGCTGCCGGTGGTGATGTCGACCGACCGCATGCTGCAGCAAACCTTTAACGGCGAGCAGATCCAGTCCAAGGACCTGGACAATTTCACCTTCATCGCCGGCCAACTGGACAGCGTGAAAGGCCGTGGGTCGACCAACCAGATGGGCATGTCGATCCCAGGTTCCAACAGCCGCCTGACCGGTGAGTTCGTCAATAAATTCCAGTACGCCGGTGTCGATTGGAAAGCCACCCCGGACCTGCTGCTGCAGTACTACTACGGCAACCTGAAAGACTTCTACAGCCAGAACTTCCTCGGCCTCAAATACGACTGGAAGGTCGGCCCAGGCACCCTGCGCAGCGATTTGCGCTACTTCAATAACCGTTCCGAAGGCAAGAACGGCGATGACCCGGCCTACTACACCGTGGGCTACTACGGTAACGGCGTGACCAAGGGCAAGGTCGACAGCCAGTTGAGCAGCGCGCTGTTTTCCTACCTGGTGGGCCCGCACACCTTTGCCGCTGGTATCCAGCAGGTTAGCGGCGATAGCGACGCGGTGTGGCTGAACCAGGGCGATGGTTCCACGGCGTACTTCATGACCGAGTCGATGATCGGCAAGTTCCAGCGTGCCGGCGAGCGCACCTGGCAGGTGCGTTATGGCTACGACTTTGCCGCCATGGGCGTGCCGGGCCTGAGTTTTCTGGGCATGTACGAAAGCGGTTCGGGCATCCGCAGTGCCACGGGCGACAAGACCGAGTGGGAGCGCAACCTGACCTTGAGCTACACCGTGCAGGCGGGCCCGGCCAAGAACCTGACCGTCGCCCTGCGCCACGCCTCGATGCGCACCGAGTTTGCCGGCGCGCGCGACCAGGATGAACATCGGGTGATCGTCAGCTATCCGATGAATCTGTTCTGA
- a CDS encoding MFS transporter — protein sequence MTMPSHPALSFKQALLAMLGLSLVLMLSALDQTVIGNALPSIVAQLQGFELYAWVATGYLLASIVTIPIFGRLGDYYGRKPFVIAATVVFTLASWLCALANDMWVLVLGRALQGVGGGMLIGTAFACIPELFPDTRQRLRWQMLLSALFSVVNAIGPGLGGYLTGAFGWRSVFYLNLPLGCIALFFAWRYLPHYKPQHNRAIRLDWLGAALIAVALGSLQLFVEGLSQWPLLACALLGLTCLSAALALWAWERRCAQALLPAALFGSRSMRLLFVLSLLAGAIMFTLLFYLPLLLQGSYGYSPQDAGLLITPLALSITLGAIVNGRIVTHLRNPNVIPLAGFAVLLLACVGLSLAGLNASFNTLLGLILAAGLGLGFILMNLTVFTQTLAERQFLGIATALTQSLRLVGGLLGTAVMGALIKLLYASHLQQAFAGADVDAELPYYLDPQVLLQTGAAHAQPELLHLARVALAQSVGVGLLLCAALGVLALWLLYRLPPVVLPRVTANLAPENPAHNNNN from the coding sequence ATGACGATGCCGAGCCACCCCGCCCTAAGCTTCAAGCAAGCGCTGCTGGCCATGCTCGGCCTCTCATTGGTACTGATGCTCTCGGCCTTGGACCAGACGGTGATCGGCAATGCCCTGCCCAGCATCGTTGCGCAACTGCAGGGCTTTGAACTGTACGCCTGGGTCGCCACCGGCTACCTGCTGGCGTCCATCGTGACCATTCCGATTTTCGGCCGGCTGGGCGATTACTACGGACGCAAGCCGTTCGTGATCGCCGCCACTGTGGTGTTCACGCTGGCCTCTTGGTTGTGCGCCCTGGCCAACGACATGTGGGTACTGGTGCTCGGCCGGGCCCTGCAAGGGGTGGGCGGCGGCATGCTGATCGGCACCGCGTTCGCCTGCATCCCCGAGTTATTCCCCGATACCCGTCAGCGCCTGCGCTGGCAGATGCTGTTGAGCGCGCTGTTCAGTGTGGTCAATGCCATCGGCCCGGGCCTGGGCGGCTACCTGACCGGGGCGTTCGGCTGGCGTTCGGTGTTTTACCTGAACCTGCCGCTGGGCTGCATCGCGCTGTTTTTTGCCTGGCGCTACCTGCCCCACTACAAGCCGCAGCACAACCGGGCCATCCGCCTGGATTGGCTGGGCGCGGCGTTGATCGCAGTGGCGCTGGGCAGTCTGCAACTGTTCGTGGAGGGCTTGAGCCAGTGGCCTTTGCTTGCCTGTGCGTTGTTGGGCCTGACGTGCCTCAGCGCCGCGCTGGCCTTGTGGGCCTGGGAGCGCCGCTGCGCCCAGGCGCTATTGCCTGCCGCGCTGTTTGGCTCGCGTAGCATGCGGTTGTTGTTCGTGCTGTCGCTGCTGGCCGGGGCGATTATGTTTACCCTGCTGTTTTACCTGCCGCTGCTGTTGCAAGGCAGCTATGGCTATTCGCCGCAGGATGCCGGGCTGCTGATCACCCCGCTGGCCCTGAGCATCACCTTGGGGGCGATCGTCAACGGGCGCATCGTCACCCACCTGCGCAACCCCAACGTCATTCCCCTGGCCGGTTTTGCCGTGCTGCTACTGGCCTGTGTCGGGCTGTCGCTGGCCGGCCTGAATGCTTCGTTCAACACCTTGTTGGGGTTGATCCTGGCGGCTGGCCTGGGCCTGGGTTTCATCCTGATGAACCTCACGGTGTTCACCCAAACCCTGGCCGAGCGCCAGTTCCTGGGCATCGCCACCGCCCTGACCCAATCGCTGCGCCTGGTGGGCGGCCTGCTCGGCACCGCCGTCATGGGCGCGTTGATCAAGTTGCTATACGCCAGCCACCTGCAGCAGGCCTTTGCCGGCGCAGATGTTGACGCCGAACTGCCCTATTACCTCGACCCACAAGTGCTGCTGCAAACCGGCGCCGCCCACGCGCAACCCGAGTTGTTGCACCTGGCCCGCGTGGCCCTGGCGCAATCGGTGGGCGTGGGCCTGCTGTTATGCGCCGCCCTTGGCGTGCTGGCGCTGTGGCTGCTGTACCGATTGCCGCCGGTGGTGCTACCCCGCGTCACGGCCAACCTTGCTCCTGAAAACCCTGCCCATAACAACAATAACTGA
- a CDS encoding aspartate transaminase, whose protein sequence is MTASRIAARVHRIKPSPSSAAADRANELRRAGKSIINLVVGEPDFDTPPHIRAAACAAIQNGDTRYTQNAGTPELRQAIVAKLERENGLNYSPAQVVVTSGAKSAIYNAFSATLGAGDEVLIPAPYWVSYPDMVLACEGEPVTLACTEEHHFKLTAEQLRAAITPRTRWLLLNSPSNPTGAVYHADELRALADVLLDYPHVLVMTDDIYEHIRYDDRPATHILSVEPALKDRVLLINGVSKSYAMTGWRIGYGAGPADLITAMATLQSQSTSNACSVSQAAAVAALNGDQTFVSESRAVYRQRRDRCLALINAIDGLSCLPPEGAFYLYVNCGALLGKHTPDGQVLNSDTEVILYLLESQGVAVIPGSAYGLAPFFRMSTASAIETLEEGCRRIATAVAALR, encoded by the coding sequence GTGACCGCTTCCCGCATCGCCGCCCGAGTGCATCGCATCAAACCTTCGCCCAGTAGCGCCGCTGCCGACCGTGCCAACGAATTGCGTCGCGCCGGCAAGTCGATCATCAACCTGGTAGTGGGCGAGCCGGACTTCGACACCCCGCCGCACATCCGTGCCGCCGCCTGCGCCGCGATCCAGAACGGTGACACCCGCTACACCCAGAACGCCGGCACCCCGGAGCTGCGCCAGGCCATCGTCGCCAAGCTTGAGCGCGAAAACGGCCTGAATTACAGCCCGGCCCAGGTGGTGGTCACCAGCGGCGCCAAGAGCGCGATCTACAACGCCTTTTCCGCCACCCTGGGCGCCGGTGACGAAGTGCTGATCCCGGCGCCGTACTGGGTGTCCTACCCAGACATGGTGTTGGCCTGCGAAGGCGAGCCGGTGACCCTGGCGTGCACTGAAGAACACCATTTCAAGCTGACCGCCGAGCAACTGCGCGCCGCCATCACCCCGCGCACCCGCTGGCTGTTGCTGAACTCGCCCAGCAACCCCACGGGCGCGGTGTACCACGCCGATGAACTACGCGCGCTGGCCGACGTGTTGCTGGACTACCCCCATGTGCTGGTGATGACCGACGACATCTACGAGCACATCCGCTACGACGACCGCCCGGCCACCCATATCCTCAGCGTGGAGCCAGCGCTCAAGGATCGCGTGCTGCTGATCAATGGCGTGTCCAAGTCTTACGCCATGACCGGCTGGCGCATCGGCTACGGCGCCGGCCCCGCCGACCTGATCACGGCCATGGCCACCCTGCAATCGCAGTCCACCAGCAACGCCTGCAGCGTCAGCCAGGCGGCGGCCGTGGCGGCCTTGAACGGCGACCAGACGTTTGTCAGCGAAAGCCGTGCGGTATACCGCCAGCGCCGTGACCGCTGCCTGGCACTGATCAACGCCATCGACGGCCTGAGCTGCCTGCCGCCTGAAGGCGCGTTCTACCTGTACGTGAACTGCGGCGCCCTGCTGGGCAAGCACACGCCTGACGGCCAGGTGCTGAACAGCGACACCGAGGTGATCCTCTACCTGCTGGAAAGCCAGGGCGTGGCCGTGATCCCCGGCAGTGCCTATGGCCTGGCGCCGTTCTTTCGCATGTCCACGGCATCGGCCATCGAAACGCTGGAAGAAGGCTGCCGGCGCATCGCCACCGCCGTTGCCGCGTTGCGCTGA
- the nac gene encoding nitrogen assimilation transcriptional regulator NAC: MNLRRLKYFVKIVDVGSLTQAADVLHIAQPALSQQLVTLEAEMQQQLIIRTKRGVTPTEAGKVLYGHAQLILRQCEQAQSDVNATGFALSGQVSVGLAPGTAASALSLPLLRRVRERHPGVLLYLNENFGTTLSELIMNGRMDMAVLYGGREVHGLSFVPLMREQLYLVSADPELQARDEIALAELADLDLLLPRTYNTMRRLVDEAFLKIGLSARVIAEVESSTTLAAAVSEHFGSTILPESAARALVAVHEAHLCRIVQPQIEAPLALCLSGHLPLSVPAQAVKAILLELVAEMRGNLVSVQS, translated from the coding sequence GTGAACCTGCGCCGTTTGAAGTACTTCGTGAAGATCGTCGACGTCGGCAGCCTGACCCAGGCCGCCGATGTGCTGCACATCGCCCAGCCTGCGCTCAGCCAGCAACTGGTGACGCTGGAGGCGGAGATGCAACAGCAATTGATCATCCGTACCAAGCGCGGCGTGACGCCGACGGAGGCGGGCAAGGTGCTGTATGGCCACGCGCAGTTGATTCTGCGTCAGTGCGAGCAGGCCCAAAGCGATGTCAATGCCACCGGTTTCGCCCTGTCCGGCCAGGTCTCGGTGGGCCTGGCTCCCGGCACGGCGGCCTCGGCGCTGTCGCTGCCGTTGCTGCGCCGGGTACGCGAGCGCCACCCCGGGGTGCTGCTGTACCTCAACGAAAACTTTGGCACCACACTGAGCGAGTTGATCATGAACGGGCGCATGGACATGGCCGTGCTGTACGGCGGCCGTGAGGTGCATGGGCTGAGCTTCGTGCCGTTGATGCGCGAGCAGCTGTACCTGGTGAGCGCCGACCCCGAGTTGCAGGCGCGCGACGAAATCGCCTTGGCGGAACTTGCCGACCTGGACCTGTTGTTGCCGCGCACCTACAACACCATGCGCCGGCTGGTGGACGAGGCCTTCCTGAAGATCGGCTTGAGCGCACGGGTGATCGCCGAGGTGGAGTCGTCCACCACGCTGGCCGCCGCCGTGAGCGAGCATTTCGGCTCGACGATTTTGCCCGAGTCCGCCGCTCGCGCCTTGGTGGCGGTGCACGAGGCGCACCTGTGCCGCATCGTCCAACCGCAAATAGAGGCGCCCTTGGCCTTGTGCCTTTCAGGGCATTTGCCGCTGTCGGTGCCGGCCCAGGCGGTCAAGGCGATCCTGCTGGAACTGGTGGCCGAGATGCGCGGCAACCTGGTCTCGGTGCAGTCATAA
- a CDS encoding acetyl-CoA carboxylase biotin carboxyl carrier protein yields the protein MNPERIKALIDLMAESDLSELRLNEGDTQLQLLRDGQVPCVPAPPAAAPTVQAVSPATTGTFEASAALYGVLHLTPAPDQPAFVQVGDTVAQGQTLAVVEAMKMFHPLKAEHAGTVQAILAASGEEVAAGQPLFRLEGV from the coding sequence ATGAACCCGGAACGCATCAAAGCGCTGATCGACCTGATGGCCGAGTCCGACCTCAGCGAACTGCGCCTCAACGAAGGCGACACCCAGCTGCAGCTGTTGCGCGACGGCCAGGTGCCGTGCGTGCCAGCACCGCCCGCGGCGGCCCCGACGGTGCAGGCCGTGTCGCCCGCCACCACCGGCACTTTTGAAGCCAGCGCCGCGCTGTACGGCGTGCTGCACCTGACACCTGCGCCCGACCAACCGGCTTTCGTGCAGGTGGGCGATACAGTTGCCCAGGGCCAAACCCTGGCCGTGGTCGAGGCGATGAAGATGTTCCACCCGCTCAAGGCCGAACACGCAGGCACCGTACAAGCGATTTTGGCCGCCAGTGGCGAAGAAGTCGCCGCCGGCCAGCCGCTGTTTCGCCTGGAGGGCGTGTGA
- the accC gene encoding acetyl-CoA carboxylase biotin carboxylase subunit: MFDTVLIANRGEIALRILRACQGLGLKTVAVYSEADRDAGYVQLADQAICIGPAAPGQSYLNQAALLFAAELSGAQAIHPGYGFLSENAAFAERVEQAGLTFIGPSAACIRTMGDKVSAKRAMREAGVPCVPGPDTSMAQDPATILAIARQIGYPVIVKAAGGGGGRGMRVVEQEDQLLAAIGLTREEARRAFGNPELYIEKFLGEPRHVEIQVLCDAYGHAVWLGARDCSMQRRHQKVLEEAPAPGIDPAELGRVGERCAAACRQIGYQGVGTFEFLYEHGEFYFIEMNTRLQVEHPVTEMTTGIDIVQQQIRMALGERLGLTQADICVQGHALECRINAEDPHSFMPTPGLVSRWEVPGGYGVRVDSHVSHGYRVPPYYDSMVAKVITHGATRAEALARMRLALSEMRVEGISTNIALHREILQDPGFNAGGVDIHHLERWLQLRSTP, translated from the coding sequence ATGTTTGATACTGTGCTGATCGCCAATCGCGGCGAAATAGCCTTGCGCATCCTGCGGGCCTGCCAAGGCCTGGGCCTCAAGACGGTGGCGGTGTATTCCGAAGCCGATCGCGACGCCGGCTACGTGCAACTGGCCGACCAGGCTATCTGCATTGGCCCGGCAGCCCCGGGCCAGAGTTACTTGAACCAGGCAGCGCTGCTGTTTGCCGCCGAGTTGAGCGGCGCCCAGGCGATCCACCCAGGCTACGGTTTTCTCTCGGAAAACGCCGCCTTTGCCGAGCGCGTCGAACAGGCCGGCCTGACCTTCATCGGCCCCAGCGCCGCGTGCATCCGTACCATGGGCGACAAAGTCTCGGCCAAGCGCGCCATGCGTGAAGCCGGTGTGCCGTGCGTGCCCGGCCCCGACACCAGCATGGCGCAAGACCCGGCGACCATCCTGGCCATTGCCCGCCAGATCGGCTACCCGGTGATCGTCAAGGCCGCGGGTGGTGGCGGTGGGCGTGGCATGCGCGTGGTCGAGCAAGAGGACCAATTGCTTGCGGCCATCGGCCTGACCCGCGAAGAAGCGCGCCGCGCGTTCGGCAACCCGGAGCTGTACATCGAGAAATTCCTGGGCGAACCCCGCCACGTGGAGATCCAGGTGCTGTGCGATGCCTATGGCCACGCGGTGTGGCTGGGCGCACGCGACTGCTCAATGCAGCGCCGCCACCAGAAGGTGCTGGAAGAGGCCCCGGCCCCCGGCATCGACCCGGCCGAGCTGGGCCGGGTGGGCGAGCGTTGTGCGGCGGCCTGCCGGCAGATCGGCTATCAGGGCGTGGGCACCTTCGAGTTTTTGTACGAGCACGGCGAATTCTATTTCATCGAGATGAACACCCGCCTGCAGGTGGAACACCCGGTGACCGAGATGACCACCGGCATCGACATCGTCCAGCAACAGATCCGCATGGCGTTGGGCGAACGTTTGGGCCTGACCCAGGCCGACATCTGCGTGCAAGGCCATGCGTTGGAATGCCGGATCAACGCCGAAGACCCGCACAGCTTCATGCCCACCCCAGGGCTGGTCAGCCGCTGGGAAGTGCCTGGCGGCTATGGCGTGCGGGTCGACAGCCATGTCAGCCACGGTTACCGCGTGCCGCCTTACTACGACTCGATGGTGGCCAAGGTCATCACCCACGGGGCCACCCGGGCAGAAGCCCTGGCGCGCATGCGCCTGGCCCTGAGCGAAATGCGCGTGGAGGGTATCAGCACCAACATTGCCCTGCACCGCGAGATTCTCCAGGACCCTGGCTTCAACGCCGGCGGTGTCGATATTCATCATCTGGAACGTTGGCTGCAACTGAGGAGTACCCCATGA
- the pxpB gene encoding 5-oxoprolinase subunit PxpB: protein MSAMHTDAAPRISLLGTTALLLEAPGSLDLAPQQRIWALARLAEQWPAIREAVPGMNNLMLTFDTPPRDLQGLKTRLLDAWAQCPPLPLEGRVIELPVVYGGEHGPHMADVIAHTGLDIETIANLHCEPLYPVYALGSHPGYCYLGGMDPRLATPRRQVPVLTIGAGSVSIGGVQTGVSASAGPSGWNTIGRTEMVFFNAEQSPPAILQPGDQLRFRIERIIR from the coding sequence ATGAGTGCCATGCACACGGACGCGGCCCCACGCATCAGCTTGCTGGGCACCACCGCCTTGCTGCTCGAAGCGCCCGGCAGCCTGGACCTGGCCCCGCAACAACGAATCTGGGCGTTGGCCCGGCTGGCCGAGCAGTGGCCGGCGATTCGCGAAGCCGTGCCGGGCATGAACAACCTGATGCTGACCTTCGACACGCCGCCGCGCGACCTGCAGGGCCTGAAAACCCGCCTGCTCGACGCCTGGGCGCAGTGCCCGCCGCTGCCCCTGGAGGGCCGCGTGATCGAATTGCCGGTGGTGTACGGCGGCGAGCACGGCCCGCACATGGCCGATGTGATCGCCCACACCGGGCTGGATATCGAGACCATCGCCAACCTGCATTGCGAACCGCTGTACCCGGTGTACGCCTTGGGCAGCCACCCGGGCTACTGCTACCTGGGCGGCATGGACCCGCGCCTGGCCACCCCGCGCCGGCAGGTGCCGGTGCTCACTATCGGCGCAGGCTCCGTTTCCATCGGCGGCGTGCAGACCGGCGTGTCGGCCTCGGCCGGCCCCAGCGGCTGGAACACCATCGGCCGTACCGAAATGGTCTTTTTCAACGCCGAGCAGTCGCCACCGGCGATCTTGCAGCCTGGCGACCAACTGCGCTTTCGTATCGAGAGGATCATCCGATGA
- a CDS encoding biotin-dependent carboxyltransferase family protein codes for MIEIISATALATVQDLGRNGSLGYGVGTSGAMDSLSLTLGNLLLGNEPGAAAIEIPLFPFEVRFIQDCAFAVTGAACGARLDGQVIPPNWVAQALAGQVLKLGYPSAGSRAYLCLAGGVDVPPVLGSRSTQLRGEFGGWQGRMLQQGDRLPAGRPGLASTSDFGVSLVSRAMPLAVDGVPAMRVLPAAEYDCFSEDSQAAFWAGQWKITTQSNRYGYRLEGQPLLPKHPLEVRSHGIVPGVIQVPHGGQPIIQMRDAQPSGGYPKFGTVIEADLWRLGQAPIGSSVRFIQCSYEQALDALEANRTFIDATRRLLTLHSL; via the coding sequence ATGATCGAGATCATCAGCGCCACCGCCCTGGCCACCGTCCAGGACCTGGGCCGCAACGGCAGCCTGGGCTACGGCGTGGGCACCTCCGGGGCCATGGACAGTTTGTCGTTGACCTTGGGCAACCTGTTGCTGGGTAACGAGCCGGGGGCGGCGGCCATCGAGATCCCGCTGTTCCCCTTTGAAGTGCGCTTTATCCAAGACTGCGCCTTCGCCGTGACGGGCGCCGCCTGCGGGGCCCGGTTGGACGGCCAGGTAATCCCCCCCAACTGGGTGGCCCAGGCGCTGGCCGGCCAGGTCTTGAAACTCGGTTACCCGTCGGCCGGCAGCCGTGCCTACCTATGCCTGGCCGGTGGGGTCGACGTGCCGCCGGTGCTGGGCTCGCGCAGCACCCAGTTGCGTGGCGAGTTCGGCGGCTGGCAGGGGCGCATGTTGCAGCAGGGCGACCGCTTGCCCGCAGGCCGCCCGGGCCTGGCCAGTACCAGCGATTTTGGCGTGAGCCTGGTGAGCCGGGCGATGCCGCTGGCGGTCGATGGCGTGCCGGCCATGCGCGTGCTGCCAGCAGCCGAATACGACTGCTTCAGCGAAGATTCGCAGGCGGCGTTCTGGGCCGGGCAATGGAAAATCACCACCCAGAGCAACCGCTACGGCTATCGCCTTGAAGGCCAGCCGCTGCTGCCCAAGCACCCTCTGGAAGTTCGCTCCCATGGCATCGTGCCGGGGGTGATCCAGGTACCCCACGGTGGCCAGCCGATCATTCAGATGCGCGATGCCCAACCCAGCGGCGGTTACCCCAAGTTCGGCACAGTGATCGAGGCCGACCTGTGGCGGCTGGGCCAGGCCCCCATCGGTAGTTCGGTACGTTTCATTCAATGCAGCTACGAGCAGGCCCTGGATGCGCTGGAGGCCAACCGCACCTTCATCGACGCCACGCGCCGCTTGCTGACCTTGCACAGCCTTTGA
- a CDS encoding acetyl-CoA carboxylase biotin carboxyl carrier protein, which yields MNLQEIRQLARWLSAANLSGLQITRPGFELTLRRGSAAPAQAAVAVQTQVAAVSDAPTASVKASGPGHFFSHHPDERSAWVKAGDEVQAGQLLGVLRIGHLMLPVRSDQAGRVSAVRAAEGEQVGYGQPLFDLAV from the coding sequence ATGAACCTTCAGGAAATACGCCAGTTGGCCCGCTGGCTGAGCGCGGCCAACCTCAGTGGGCTACAGATTACCCGGCCCGGTTTCGAACTGACCCTGCGCCGTGGGTCGGCTGCGCCCGCGCAGGCCGCGGTGGCGGTCCAGACTCAAGTGGCTGCGGTATCTGACGCGCCGACGGCGTCAGTCAAGGCCAGCGGCCCCGGGCACTTTTTCAGCCACCACCCCGACGAGCGCAGTGCCTGGGTCAAGGCCGGCGATGAGGTGCAAGCCGGCCAATTGCTGGGCGTACTGCGCATCGGCCACTTGATGCTGCCGGTGCGCAGTGACCAGGCCGGGCGGGTGAGCGCGGTGCGCGCCGCCGAAGGCGAACAGGTGGGTTACGGCCAGCCGCTTTTTGACCTGGCCGTCTAG